Proteins encoded in a region of the Acetomicrobium sp. S15 = DSM 107314 genome:
- a CDS encoding MalY/PatB family protein: MKYNFDKAINRKNTGCKKWDGLKTWYGEDDLIPMWIADMDFESPPCVVEAIERRAAHGVYGYPIREDSFYEAVTGWMKRHHGFSVDPSWVVPSPGVVPALAFAILAFTNPGDKIIVQSPIYPPFFSVIADNGRQVLVNRLRLEGGKYAMDFDDLERSIDSRTRMILLCNPHNPVGRVWKEKELSKLGEICLKHNITIVSDEIHSDVIYRGNKHIPVATLSPQLLESSITCMAPSKTFNIPGLATAINIIPNEKMRQDFQNVIEGLHLATGNVFGIVALEAAYNRGEEWLKELIDYLENNINFLSSFLKKRIPQIKLIEPEGMFVVWLDCRELPIESAHLKDFFAKEAKVALNDGITFGPGGEGFMRMNVGCPRSTLEEGLLRIEKAVKSL; encoded by the coding sequence TTGAAATACAATTTTGATAAAGCGATCAACCGCAAAAATACTGGATGCAAGAAGTGGGACGGTCTCAAAACTTGGTATGGCGAAGACGACTTGATACCTATGTGGATAGCGGACATGGACTTCGAGTCTCCTCCATGTGTAGTAGAGGCGATTGAGAGGCGGGCTGCCCACGGGGTGTATGGCTACCCGATAAGAGAAGATTCTTTCTACGAGGCAGTCACAGGCTGGATGAAACGCCACCACGGCTTTTCTGTAGACCCGAGTTGGGTCGTTCCATCCCCAGGTGTGGTGCCGGCGCTTGCCTTTGCTATTTTAGCCTTTACAAATCCAGGCGACAAAATAATAGTTCAAAGTCCAATATATCCGCCTTTTTTCTCCGTTATAGCGGACAACGGGAGACAAGTGCTCGTTAATCGCCTAAGGCTTGAGGGTGGCAAATATGCCATGGACTTTGACGACCTTGAAAGGTCTATTGACTCGCGCACCAGGATGATCTTATTGTGCAACCCCCATAATCCAGTGGGGAGGGTCTGGAAAGAGAAAGAACTGTCAAAACTTGGGGAAATATGTCTGAAGCACAACATAACTATCGTTTCTGATGAAATTCATTCAGACGTCATTTATCGAGGAAATAAACACATCCCCGTAGCCACCCTTTCTCCGCAGTTGCTTGAAAGTTCTATTACATGTATGGCTCCGAGCAAGACGTTCAACATACCCGGTTTGGCCACCGCGATAAACATTATTCCAAACGAAAAAATGAGGCAGGATTTTCAAAACGTCATCGAAGGCTTACATCTTGCGACAGGCAATGTTTTTGGGATCGTGGCGTTGGAAGCGGCGTATAACAGAGGAGAGGAGTGGCTTAAAGAGCTCATCGACTATCTTGAAAATAACATTAACTTTTTGTCTTCTTTCCTCAAAAAGCGAATCCCCCAAATAAAACTGATAGAACCGGAAGGCATGTTTGTTGTGTGGCTCGATTGTAGGGAACTCCCGATCGAAAGCGCGCACCTGAAGGACTTTTTCGCGAAAGAAGCTAAAGTAGCCTTAAACGACGGGATTACCTTTGGCCCGGGCGGCGAAGGTTTCATGCGCATGAACGTAGGATGCCCCCGAAGCACCTTGGAAGAAGGGCTTTTGAGGATCGAAAAAGCCGTCAAAAGCCTTTAA
- a CDS encoding dihydroorotase, which translates to MKYDLLLKGGRLVDPKNGVDKLLDIGIKGGKVEDVGEDLDPSCAMECFDVRGLVVIPGVIDIHVHVSEWIGGRLGHKMMAQAGVTTAVDLSGPIDGVLAIAKDYGAGLNIACLHYVRPGHTVSSDNPSMEELMQLINKVMEKGALGYKILGGHYPLTPEATARAIEVANKQRAYVAFHAGTKAHGSNIDGFIEAVELAGKNRLHLAHINSYCRGQIMPTLEETQKAIDLLEAHKNIITESYLSPLNGTSSQCSGGVPESAVTRKCLEVGGFEPTEKGFEEAIRAGWALINAERGGVNVLLSGEEGVNYWRARNTLGTVSFRVNPGESRYILATAKRRDASFVVDAISTDGGGIPRNATVELGLGLVHWGGMTLAEFVQKASVNPAAILGLSTKGHLAPGADADVTVVDLECCKPYLAIANGKLIMHRGAVVGKSAIIITTEKGRTAVESLGFQPCIVDLEQSGFYKMRAGEC; encoded by the coding sequence ATGAAGTATGATCTTTTACTAAAGGGAGGACGTTTAGTCGACCCCAAAAACGGAGTAGATAAACTGTTGGACATTGGTATTAAAGGCGGAAAGGTAGAGGACGTTGGGGAAGACCTTGATCCATCTTGTGCAATGGAGTGCTTCGACGTTCGAGGGCTTGTCGTTATCCCTGGTGTGATCGATATACATGTCCACGTTTCGGAGTGGATTGGAGGACGATTGGGTCATAAAATGATGGCTCAAGCTGGAGTGACCACCGCTGTGGATCTCTCTGGACCTATAGATGGCGTACTTGCAATTGCTAAGGATTATGGAGCTGGTTTGAATATCGCATGTCTTCATTATGTTAGACCTGGCCATACGGTATCTAGCGATAATCCGTCTATGGAAGAACTTATGCAACTTATTAATAAAGTGATGGAAAAGGGTGCGTTGGGTTATAAAATCTTGGGTGGCCATTATCCATTAACCCCTGAAGCTACAGCTCGCGCTATCGAAGTAGCGAATAAACAAAGGGCTTACGTGGCATTTCATGCTGGAACAAAAGCTCACGGATCCAACATTGATGGTTTCATTGAAGCAGTGGAATTAGCAGGCAAAAATAGATTACATTTGGCTCACATAAATAGCTACTGTCGTGGACAAATTATGCCAACACTCGAGGAGACCCAAAAAGCCATCGATCTTCTTGAGGCGCACAAAAATATCATAACTGAATCCTATCTCTCTCCGCTTAATGGGACAAGCTCCCAGTGTTCAGGTGGAGTTCCCGAGAGCGCTGTAACGCGAAAATGCTTGGAGGTTGGAGGATTTGAGCCTACAGAAAAAGGGTTTGAAGAGGCTATTCGTGCAGGCTGGGCCTTAATAAATGCAGAGCGAGGTGGCGTCAACGTTCTTCTTTCGGGGGAAGAAGGGGTTAACTATTGGCGTGCGCGGAATACGCTTGGCACTGTGAGTTTTCGGGTTAATCCTGGAGAGAGCCGCTATATTCTGGCTACAGCTAAAAGAAGGGACGCATCCTTCGTAGTCGATGCGATAAGTACTGATGGTGGAGGGATTCCGCGAAATGCCACCGTGGAGCTGGGTTTAGGGTTGGTGCATTGGGGAGGTATGACATTAGCTGAATTCGTTCAGAAAGCCTCCGTAAACCCAGCAGCAATTTTGGGTCTTTCCACCAAAGGGCACCTTGCTCCTGGTGCTGATGCAGATGTTACCGTGGTAGATTTGGAATGCTGCAAGCCATATCTTGCCATTGCAAATGGGAAGCTTATCATGCATCGGGGAGCTGTTGTAGGAAAGTCTGCCATTATAATCACAACTGAAAAAGGTCGAACTGCCGTTGAGAGTCTTGGCTTTCAACCTTGTATTGTAGATTTAGAGCAAAGCGGTTTTTATAAAATGCGCGCGGGTGAGTGTTGA
- a CDS encoding hydantoinase/carbamoylase family amidase — MEDFAFLKSCFDRFYHVGALPNGGVKRLGYTVEENAMHQILKEISSEMEFFFRTDEVGNSFVSLNNPLFPFVVGSHLDSVPNGGRYDGVAGILAGLLLLKWVKERALDLPLSVVAFRCEESSRFGQATVGSHLASEKLGDKLAILHDSDGVTLEEAIKKAGFSPRPYKLKVRGFLELHIEQGRVLEEKRIPIGIVTSIAAPVRLWLDIKGRQDHSGATPMEMRKDALAFASEVVLLVEKLGRAESHRKSVATVGVLHLEPNAMNVVPGHVELGIDIRGIDLLSREEVVQGLVKGVEEISRTRDVEYVLKEISREDPVSMDEEIISGLKHAATFEGVRFLEMPSGAGHDAMVMASVTKAGMLFIPCKGGISHNPQEEANLEDVQLGARIMLRYLEEAAKGGD; from the coding sequence GTGGAAGATTTTGCCTTCTTGAAATCATGTTTTGATCGTTTTTACCATGTAGGGGCTTTGCCTAACGGGGGTGTTAAACGCCTGGGTTATACCGTTGAGGAAAATGCTATGCATCAGATCCTCAAAGAAATCTCTAGTGAAATGGAATTCTTTTTTCGCACTGACGAAGTAGGTAACAGTTTCGTTTCCTTGAATAATCCATTATTTCCTTTTGTAGTTGGTTCTCATTTGGACTCTGTGCCTAACGGTGGCAGATACGACGGCGTAGCGGGTATATTGGCAGGACTGTTGCTCCTAAAATGGGTCAAGGAACGCGCTCTTGATCTTCCTCTCTCTGTGGTGGCGTTCAGATGCGAAGAATCCAGCCGATTTGGCCAGGCCACAGTAGGAAGCCACCTCGCATCAGAAAAGCTTGGAGATAAATTGGCTATTCTCCACGATAGTGATGGTGTTACCCTTGAGGAGGCCATAAAAAAGGCCGGCTTTAGTCCTCGCCCTTACAAGCTTAAAGTTCGAGGTTTTCTTGAACTTCACATTGAACAGGGAAGAGTCCTCGAAGAGAAAAGGATTCCCATAGGAATTGTTACTTCCATTGCTGCACCGGTGAGGTTGTGGCTCGATATAAAGGGGCGTCAAGACCATTCAGGGGCAACGCCAATGGAGATGCGAAAGGATGCCCTGGCTTTTGCATCGGAGGTAGTGCTCCTCGTAGAAAAACTTGGCAGGGCTGAATCGCACAGAAAAAGCGTTGCAACAGTAGGCGTGCTTCATCTGGAGCCAAACGCGATGAATGTCGTTCCTGGACATGTGGAGCTTGGGATTGATATCAGGGGGATTGATCTGCTAAGCAGGGAGGAGGTGGTTCAGGGCCTGGTAAAGGGCGTTGAGGAAATTTCTCGAACGAGGGATGTAGAGTATGTGTTAAAGGAAATCTCCAGGGAGGATCCTGTTTCAATGGATGAAGAGATCATATCTGGCCTCAAACATGCTGCTACTTTCGAGGGTGTACGTTTCCTGGAGATGCCTAGCGGAGCGGGACATGATGCAATGGTAATGGCGAGTGTAACAAAAGCAGGAATGCTTTTCATTCCATGTAAGGGAGGAATAAGCCACAACCCTCAAGAGGAGGCCAATCTTGAGGATGTACAGTTGGGGGCAAGGATAATGTTGCGGTATCTGGAAGAAGCTGCAAAAGGAGGCGATTGA
- the dcuC gene encoding C4-dicarboxylate transporter DcuC produces MVYIGGIIVILTFAAIVKGYETRLTLFISGLVMSLLVLKPMAAFDAFFKTAAHSTLVPIICSVMGFAYVAKLTKCDEHLVRMLTDPLKKVQAILIPGAVIVTFVINIALTSAAGVSAAVGAILIPVLIRAGVKPEMAAAAVFAGTFGSVLSPGNPHNVYVADLAKVEVMSIISVHALTSVICGIISAVALSVVAHIRGEVSGWASDSTAQTSGTIQDGSINVLMAIVPLIPLAILILATPQVGLLPKSINVPTAMIIGAFIAWAVTRVKPREISKSFFEGMGYSYANVIGIIIAASVFTAGMGAIGLTDSLIEAMKRSEHVVKLGATFGPFLIAVLGGSGDAATLAFNAAITPRAAEFGLSIPTLGSIANLAGALGRTMSPVAGAAIVCAGIAKVNPIELSKRTWPGMLIAAVVAMLMLL; encoded by the coding sequence ATGGTATATATAGGTGGAATAATCGTTATCTTGACATTCGCAGCTATTGTTAAAGGTTACGAAACACGACTTACACTTTTCATTTCGGGGCTTGTAATGTCTCTCCTCGTTTTAAAGCCTATGGCTGCCTTTGATGCTTTTTTCAAAACGGCAGCGCATTCTACTCTTGTGCCGATTATATGTAGCGTTATGGGTTTCGCTTATGTGGCAAAGCTTACTAAGTGCGACGAACACCTTGTGCGTATGTTAACGGATCCATTGAAAAAAGTGCAAGCAATTTTAATCCCAGGCGCCGTTATTGTAACCTTCGTTATCAATATCGCCCTGACCAGTGCGGCTGGAGTCTCTGCGGCAGTAGGAGCTATACTTATACCGGTGCTAATTAGAGCAGGTGTTAAACCAGAGATGGCTGCTGCTGCCGTATTCGCGGGAACATTTGGTAGTGTCTTAAGTCCAGGAAATCCTCACAACGTCTACGTAGCTGATCTGGCCAAGGTAGAAGTTATGAGCATTATTTCAGTTCACGCTTTAACGAGTGTGATCTGCGGTATTATAAGTGCCGTTGCCCTATCTGTCGTGGCGCACATAAGAGGTGAGGTTAGTGGATGGGCCTCTGATAGCACTGCTCAGACAAGTGGTACCATTCAAGATGGCTCTATCAATGTTCTTATGGCTATCGTGCCTCTTATACCCTTAGCCATTCTTATACTCGCTACTCCGCAAGTGGGTCTTCTCCCTAAAAGTATTAACGTGCCGACAGCTATGATCATTGGGGCCTTTATCGCCTGGGCTGTAACGCGCGTAAAACCGAGAGAGATATCTAAATCTTTCTTCGAGGGGATGGGATACTCATACGCTAACGTTATAGGGATAATTATCGCTGCATCAGTCTTCACTGCGGGTATGGGAGCTATCGGGCTTACTGATTCACTCATTGAAGCTATGAAACGGTCTGAGCACGTGGTGAAACTTGGAGCAACGTTCGGCCCATTTCTTATCGCCGTACTCGGAGGTTCTGGAGATGCCGCAACTCTCGCCTTTAACGCAGCGATCACTCCTCGAGCCGCTGAATTCGGGCTTTCGATACCAACCCTTGGTTCTATAGCCAACCTCGCTGGGGCTTTGGGAAGGACGATGTCACCAGTTGCTGGTGCAGCCATTGTCTGTGCTGGCATAGCCAAGGTGAATCCTATTGAGCTTTCAAAACGAACCTGGCCTGGGATGTTGATAGCTGCTGTGGTAGCTATGTTGATGCTGCTTTAA
- a CDS encoding amidohydrolase codes for MIVNKKILKKGKENKSMTLKIEQLVQKIEPHLIAMRRDFHRYPEPGWTEFRTASFVVKRLKELQFDVLYGGEVVKEEAMMGVPSKEELDESAKRAISEGADPEIVAAMAGGKTGVVGILDTGRPGPTLGFRVDMDANDVDEAKDPDHRPAREGFASTHHGAMHACGHDAHTAIGLGLAEVLAELKDELKGKIKLVFQPAEEGVRGARAMAEAGVVDDVDYMIGVHVGVTCKKLGELICGGTGFLATTKLDVTYEGVPAHAGAEPHLGKNALLAAATAVLNLHAIPRHGEGATRINVGTLRAGTGRNVIPAKADMKIETRGVTTELNEFMKEKALQILKGSAAMHDVKVEIVEAGGALGGEPSEGLVLKVAEVAKTIPDFSEIHKYGPGGGSEDYTYFMSRVQQKGGEGTFIYVGTELAAGHHNSRFDINEKVIPLAVKLLAELTLTLAK; via the coding sequence ATGATAGTTAATAAAAAGATTCTTAAGAAAGGAAAGGAGAACAAATCCATGACTCTCAAAATCGAACAGCTCGTTCAAAAGATTGAGCCACACCTTATTGCAATGCGACGAGACTTTCACCGCTATCCTGAACCTGGTTGGACAGAGTTTAGGACAGCCTCCTTCGTGGTTAAAAGACTTAAAGAGCTACAATTCGACGTTTTATATGGTGGTGAAGTAGTAAAAGAAGAAGCTATGATGGGTGTCCCCTCAAAAGAGGAACTCGATGAAAGCGCAAAGAGAGCCATATCCGAAGGTGCCGACCCAGAAATTGTGGCAGCGATGGCTGGGGGTAAGACGGGTGTTGTTGGGATACTTGATACTGGCCGACCGGGACCGACATTGGGCTTTCGTGTTGATATGGATGCAAACGATGTTGACGAGGCAAAGGATCCAGACCATCGCCCAGCGAGAGAAGGATTTGCCTCGACACACCATGGCGCTATGCACGCCTGTGGCCATGATGCTCATACGGCTATAGGTTTAGGTCTCGCTGAGGTATTGGCAGAGCTTAAAGATGAGCTAAAGGGGAAGATCAAGCTTGTCTTCCAACCAGCTGAAGAAGGAGTTCGAGGAGCCAGAGCCATGGCTGAGGCGGGTGTGGTAGACGACGTAGATTATATGATAGGTGTTCATGTGGGTGTTACATGCAAGAAGCTTGGTGAATTGATCTGTGGCGGCACGGGGTTCTTAGCCACAACCAAGCTTGATGTAACATATGAGGGCGTTCCGGCTCACGCAGGAGCTGAACCACACCTTGGTAAAAACGCTCTTCTGGCTGCCGCTACGGCTGTTTTAAATCTTCATGCCATACCAAGGCACGGCGAAGGTGCTACACGCATAAATGTAGGAACACTCCGCGCAGGGACAGGAAGGAATGTGATTCCCGCTAAGGCTGACATGAAAATCGAAACGCGAGGGGTTACAACAGAACTCAACGAGTTTATGAAAGAAAAGGCTCTGCAGATATTAAAAGGTAGCGCTGCGATGCATGATGTGAAGGTCGAGATTGTTGAAGCTGGGGGTGCTTTGGGAGGTGAACCTAGCGAGGGATTGGTGCTTAAAGTAGCCGAGGTTGCCAAGACAATCCCAGACTTTAGTGAGATCCATAAATATGGTCCAGGCGGAGGGAGCGAGGATTACACTTACTTTATGTCTCGCGTGCAACAAAAAGGAGGAGAGGGAACTTTCATCTATGTTGGAACAGAGCTTGCTGCGGGACACCATAACTCGCGTTTTGACATAAACGAAAAGGTCATTCCTCTTGCAGTAAAACTGCTGGCAGAACTCACACTAACCCTTGCCAAGTGA
- a CDS encoding TRAP transporter large permease, protein MNAGLLFMTFVFVGALVIGIPIAFVLGLVPLLYLIFFRGIPLVAIASRLYGGIDNYTLLALPFFILAGNLMNHTGITKDLVNLARLLVGRVRGALAQVNIVVSIIFAGLTGAAVADTAAIGSILVPAMVEEGYSPEYSAAVTATSSIIGPIIPPSIIMVIYSSVTGESVGALFMGGFIPGLLVAASLMVLAYYYAVKNNHPKRTERIERKEAMQIIKRSLVALLVPIIIIGGILSGMFTPTEAAAIACFYAFLVGIFYYRALTAKNMIDSLIGAGIVSATILFIISTSQVFSMVLTLERIPEHIAQVMTTVVPNKYIFLLIVNILLFFMGMIMETGASVILLAPILLPVAISFGIHPLHFALVMLVNLNVGLATPPVGVCLFTVSPIAKVSLEKIIPKAMPFVMAEMVAVFLITYIPDLILLLPRLTGFIN, encoded by the coding sequence ATGAATGCCGGGTTACTTTTTATGACTTTTGTTTTTGTAGGGGCTCTCGTAATCGGCATTCCGATCGCATTCGTCCTCGGGTTGGTTCCCCTGCTTTATCTTATTTTCTTTCGAGGGATTCCTCTTGTCGCCATCGCATCGAGGTTGTACGGCGGCATAGACAACTACACACTTCTTGCCCTTCCATTTTTTATCTTAGCCGGAAACCTTATGAACCACACCGGAATCACAAAAGACCTCGTAAACCTCGCTCGGCTTTTGGTGGGCCGTGTGCGAGGTGCCTTGGCGCAGGTCAACATCGTGGTTAGCATTATCTTCGCGGGCCTCACCGGCGCGGCAGTGGCAGATACGGCCGCCATAGGGTCCATACTCGTGCCCGCGATGGTAGAAGAGGGATACTCTCCAGAATATTCAGCGGCGGTAACGGCCACATCGTCGATCATCGGGCCCATTATTCCCCCAAGCATTATCATGGTCATCTACTCATCTGTGACGGGCGAATCGGTGGGGGCCCTCTTTATGGGCGGATTTATCCCCGGTCTTTTGGTAGCCGCCTCTTTGATGGTCTTGGCCTACTACTACGCCGTCAAAAACAACCACCCCAAAAGGACGGAACGGATCGAAAGAAAAGAAGCAATGCAAATAATCAAGCGTTCTCTGGTTGCCCTTCTCGTGCCCATTATAATTATCGGAGGTATTTTGTCAGGCATGTTTACGCCTACAGAGGCAGCAGCCATAGCATGTTTTTATGCTTTTTTAGTGGGAATCTTTTATTACCGTGCCCTCACAGCAAAAAATATGATAGATAGCCTTATCGGAGCCGGTATAGTCTCTGCAACTATTCTCTTTATCATTTCTACAAGTCAAGTTTTTAGTATGGTTCTTACACTTGAAAGAATCCCTGAACATATTGCACAAGTCATGACCACCGTAGTCCCCAATAAATATATTTTTTTATTGATTGTTAATATACTGCTTTTTTTCATGGGAATGATTATGGAGACAGGAGCTAGCGTAATCTTATTGGCTCCGATACTCCTTCCCGTGGCCATCAGTTTTGGTATACACCCTCTTCACTTCGCTCTCGTCATGCTGGTTAACCTGAACGTAGGCCTTGCCACGCCTCCGGTCGGCGTGTGTCTTTTTACCGTAAGCCCTATTGCGAAGGTTTCTTTAGAAAAAATTATCCCGAAGGCAATGCCTTTTGTAATGGCCGAAATGGTCGCCGTTTTCCTCATTACTTACATACCTGATTTAATTCTCCTTCTTCCACGCCTAACGGGATTTATCAACTGA
- a CDS encoding TRAP transporter small permease, which translates to MINILKKASDLTYTIAKWIMFAYVLGVTILAIVGVFFRIMGSALSWNEELMRWFLIGIAYIGASVALKVQNHIGIEYFLLKMNKRTMKIAIIVGYIAIIVFLVITTKYTFQTALLARRQYGAILRVPMIWVKMNLPLGSIFMIVHMTYFFAGILREKENFRPYMISGGQEGEIKQ; encoded by the coding sequence ATGATTAACATCCTCAAAAAGGCAAGCGATCTAACATATACAATAGCGAAGTGGATCATGTTCGCATACGTTTTAGGCGTTACTATTTTAGCAATCGTTGGAGTTTTCTTCCGTATAATGGGCAGTGCTCTTTCTTGGAACGAAGAACTTATGCGATGGTTTCTTATCGGAATTGCCTATATAGGAGCATCAGTGGCGTTAAAAGTGCAAAACCACATCGGCATTGAATACTTTCTCCTAAAAATGAACAAACGTACGATGAAAATAGCCATTATCGTTGGTTATATTGCGATCATAGTTTTTTTAGTCATCACTACAAAATATACTTTTCAAACTGCGCTTCTCGCGCGCCGACAATATGGGGCCATTCTTAGAGTTCCTATGATATGGGTCAAAATGAACCTTCCTTTAGGATCTATCTTCATGATCGTTCATATGACATATTTTTTCGCAGGCATCTTGCGGGAAAAAGAAAATTTCCGTCCTTACATGATTAGCGGCGGACAAGAAGGTGAGATCAAACAATGA
- a CDS encoding DctP family TRAP transporter solute-binding subunit: protein MRFYFRKFGLLLAILVLFTFFCVAGQEARQAQAQEATANEIPPMIDMSLPDKPIILKVAYDDPTLWPKSSNVPYPEHAYALFFKDYVERTSSGKIKVELFGGGSIGTYRQTLEMVQNGSLDINIGTGSLGSFFEPIQLITIPYVFLSDDVVEEFFDNSSFWAQLMDKMEKQTGFKYLSIGQNGWRHFTNNVREIRKPEDLKGLKFRVMESPVYVKLIESLGASAVPIAWNETYTALQTGVVDGHENGLAPIALGKIYEVQKYLTLDGHVWSEDIMVMNANKFNSLPIAAQQIIKQGAKLGAEADRVAERMVSNIVEYEIIAKHMQIYIPTADEIQRFRELAQPAVIEYLQGKLGKEVVDTFLLEVKKAEARTGWRR from the coding sequence ATGCGATTTTATTTCAGAAAATTTGGTCTTCTCCTCGCTATTCTGGTTTTGTTCACCTTTTTCTGCGTCGCAGGACAAGAGGCACGGCAAGCTCAAGCGCAAGAAGCAACAGCGAACGAGATCCCTCCAATGATCGACATGTCTCTCCCTGATAAACCAATCATCCTTAAGGTAGCTTACGATGATCCAACGTTGTGGCCGAAATCTTCAAACGTTCCTTATCCCGAACATGCATATGCTCTCTTTTTCAAAGATTACGTAGAAAGGACGTCGAGCGGGAAAATTAAAGTTGAACTATTTGGAGGAGGTTCCATTGGGACATATCGACAAACTCTTGAAATGGTTCAAAATGGGTCGCTTGATATAAATATAGGCACAGGATCTTTAGGGTCTTTCTTTGAGCCCATCCAGCTCATCACAATTCCATATGTTTTCCTTTCAGATGATGTTGTAGAGGAATTTTTCGATAATAGTTCTTTTTGGGCCCAACTGATGGACAAGATGGAAAAACAAACGGGCTTCAAATATCTTTCAATCGGTCAAAACGGTTGGCGCCATTTCACCAATAACGTCCGCGAAATCCGCAAACCCGAAGACCTCAAAGGGCTTAAGTTTCGCGTTATGGAAAGTCCTGTTTACGTAAAGCTAATTGAATCGTTGGGTGCTAGCGCTGTGCCAATTGCATGGAATGAAACATATACTGCGCTTCAAACAGGCGTAGTCGATGGTCACGAAAACGGTCTTGCCCCTATTGCTCTTGGCAAGATTTATGAGGTCCAAAAATATTTGACATTGGATGGACACGTTTGGAGCGAAGACATCATGGTCATGAACGCCAACAAATTCAACAGCCTCCCAATAGCCGCCCAGCAAATTATTAAACAAGGGGCCAAGTTAGGCGCAGAGGCTGACAGGGTTGCCGAACGCATGGTGTCCAATATTGTAGAGTATGAAATTATTGCCAAACATATGCAGATATATATCCCAACCGCTGATGAAATTCAGCGGTTCCGAGAACTCGCACAACCTGCAGTTATTGAGTATCTCCAAGGCAAGTTGGGGAAAGAAGTGGTTGACACCTTCCTGCTCGAGGTCAAAAAGGCAGAAGCCCGAACTGGTTGGAGACGATGA
- a CDS encoding flavin reductase family protein, whose product MKKQLAPQTLLYPVPVVLATSGDFNGRKNIITLAWAGVVNSEPPMVGISVRPARYSHDLIAQAREFVINVPKADHLEAVKLCGSASGRTTDKFAATGLSAVPATEVKAPLIAECPVNLECRVKQVISLGSHDLFLGEIVAVHVSQEVLDERGQIDPAKAHPLAYCQGNFWHGADML is encoded by the coding sequence ATGAAAAAACAGCTTGCGCCCCAAACTTTGCTGTACCCTGTTCCGGTCGTGTTGGCCACATCAGGCGATTTCAACGGTCGCAAAAACATCATTACCTTGGCCTGGGCTGGCGTAGTGAATTCTGAACCGCCTATGGTGGGCATAAGCGTTCGCCCCGCCCGTTACTCTCACGATCTCATCGCACAAGCGAGAGAATTCGTAATCAATGTCCCTAAGGCCGACCATCTCGAGGCTGTAAAGCTCTGCGGGAGTGCCTCCGGAAGGACAACCGATAAATTCGCGGCTACCGGCTTATCCGCTGTGCCCGCAACCGAGGTGAAAGCTCCCCTCATCGCGGAGTGCCCCGTGAACCTGGAGTGCCGGGTAAAGCAGGTCATAAGCCTGGGGAGCCATGATCTCTTTTTGGGGGAAATCGTGGCGGTGCATGTATCTCAAGAAGTCTTAGACGAAAGAGGGCAGATCGACCCTGCGAAGGCTCACCCGCTTGCTTACTGCCAGGGAAATTTCTGGCATGGCGCAGATATGCTTTAG
- a CDS encoding GntR family transcriptional regulator codes for MCGKTKKDLAYEEIKRLILDGKLSGDMTISENVLADMLGVSRTPVRDALRRLEMDGFVRVIPNQGVVIREVSISEVKEIYDMRIALEEFVVRELADGLSDEDFRNLEAILKKQEEACKKRDAVAFHEEDRRFHDYLMRAYGNAMITNFISRLRDRIEGINVNMLKMPGNMQLFYGEHKRIFEALRRRSGEEAAKEMDEHLKGGKMRLIAS; via the coding sequence ATGTGCGGAAAAACAAAGAAGGATTTGGCTTACGAAGAGATAAAACGACTCATACTCGATGGCAAACTTTCTGGCGACATGACCATATCGGAGAATGTTCTGGCGGATATGCTGGGCGTAAGCCGGACCCCCGTAAGGGACGCCCTAAGGCGCTTGGAGATGGACGGGTTCGTTAGGGTCATACCAAATCAGGGTGTGGTGATCCGCGAGGTTTCCATAAGCGAGGTCAAGGAGATTTACGACATGCGCATAGCCTTGGAGGAGTTCGTGGTGAGGGAGCTTGCCGATGGACTTTCCGACGAAGACTTTCGCAACTTAGAGGCGATCCTTAAAAAGCAGGAGGAGGCGTGCAAAAAGAGGGATGCCGTGGCTTTCCACGAGGAAGATCGCAGATTTCACGACTACCTCATGAGGGCCTACGGCAATGCGATGATAACCAATTTCATATCGAGGCTTCGAGATCGCATAGAGGGCATCAACGTGAACATGCTCAAAATGCCTGGGAATATGCAGCTATTTTATGGCGAACACAAAAGGATTTTCGAGGCCTTGCGCAGGAGAAGCGGGGAAGAGGCCGCCAAGGAGATGGACGAGCATCTGAAGGGCGGGAAGATGAGGTTGATCGCGAGCTGA